The DNA window ACCGCTATCGCAGACTCAGCTATGACACGCGAGGAAAGCCGCGATATCCCCCGCATGTATAATCCACGTACTTTCGCCCAGCTTAAGGAATCATATCCGGCCATCAACTGGGACCGTTTCTTCATTGAGACAATGGAAATCGCTTCGCCTGATTCAGTGATTGTCACCGACCCGAAGAGCATGGCGCAGGCCAACAAGCTTATGAGTTCTCTCAGTGACCGCGAAATTAAGGACTACTATCTCTGGAAGTATGTGAGTCAGGCTTCGTCTAAGCTCAGTGATGATTTCACCAATGCCAATTTCGAATTCTCGAAAGTGATGAGCGGTGTTCAGGAACTCCGTCCGCTCTGGAAACGCGCGCTTGATGCGACCGAAGGTGCTCTCGGTGAGGCAGTCGGTGAACTTTATGTAGAGAAATATTTCCCCGCAAGTTCAAAGGAATATATGCTCGGACTTGTTGAAAATCTCCGTACAGCCCTCGGAAAGCATATTGCCAACCTTGACTGGATGAGTGATTCGACCAAGGCTCGCGCACAGGAGAAACTTGCCGCATTCACTGTGAAAATCGGTTATCCCGACAAGTGGAAAGACTACACTTCAATGGAAATCGATCCCAAGCTTAGCTACTATGACAACATGCACAATGTGTCGATGTGGCATCAGCGTGACATCTATTCCAAGTGGGGCAAGCCTGTTGACCGTACCGAGTGGGGCATGACTCCTCAGACTGTGAATGCCTACTACAATCCTCTTGCCAACGAAATCGTATTCCCTGCTGCCATCCTTCAGGCTCCTTTCTTTGATCCGAATGCTTCTGACGCTGAGAACTATGGCGGTATCGGTGTGGTTATCGGCCATGAGATGACCCACGGTTTTGATGATCAGGGCCGTAATTTCGATGCTAACGGCAATATGATCAACTGGTGGACAGAGGCTGATGCCAAGGCGTTCGAAGAGAAAACCAAGGGTCTTATCGCTCAGTTCGACGAGGTTGAAGTGCTTCCCGGCGTTCACGCCAACGGTCAGTATACTCTCGGTGAGAATATTGCAGATCAGGGAGGTCTTCGTGTGGCAATGACTGCATTCCTTGATGCTCAGGCCAAGAAGGGTGTTGACGTTAACTCTCAGGAGGCTCTTATCGACGGTTTCACTCCTGCACAGGTGTTCTATATGAACTATGCGAATCTCTGGGCCAACAATATCCGCGATGAAGAAATCCGCTCGCTTACCACCGGCGACGTGCATTCTCTTGGCAAGAACCGTGTAAATGTTACTCTACGCAACATCGCTCCCTTCTTTGAAGCTTTCGGCATTACAGAGGAGCAGCCGATGTTCCG is part of the Duncaniella dubosii genome and encodes:
- a CDS encoding M13 family metallopeptidase, coding for MKLLPIAAIAMTLAVATTGCKQNKTEHLASLNVAYMDTTVAPGADFYTYVNKGWMDANPLTAEHARYGQFDILNDSSETRVRNLIQNLGASNPEEGSVAYKVWTVYSQAMDTARRNAEGAKPILADLKKIEDTPHEGMEDLFLWMHGNYASPFFGAGPMEDLMNSTVYAMYVSGGGMGLGDRDYYLLNDERNTAVRNAYKKLIATQMQNAGYTEADANRIMSNVMKIETAIADSAMTREESRDIPRMYNPRTFAQLKESYPAINWDRFFIETMEIASPDSVIVTDPKSMAQANKLMSSLSDREIKDYYLWKYVSQASSKLSDDFTNANFEFSKVMSGVQELRPLWKRALDATEGALGEAVGELYVEKYFPASSKEYMLGLVENLRTALGKHIANLDWMSDSTKARAQEKLAAFTVKIGYPDKWKDYTSMEIDPKLSYYDNMHNVSMWHQRDIYSKWGKPVDRTEWGMTPQTVNAYYNPLANEIVFPAAILQAPFFDPNASDAENYGGIGVVIGHEMTHGFDDQGRNFDANGNMINWWTEADAKAFEEKTKGLIAQFDEVEVLPGVHANGQYTLGENIADQGGLRVAMTAFLDAQAKKGVDVNSQEALIDGFTPAQVFYMNYANLWANNIRDEEIRSLTTGDVHSLGKNRVNVTLRNIAPFFEAFGITEEQPMFRPEAERIVIW